From Aedes albopictus strain Foshan chromosome 1, AalbF5, whole genome shotgun sequence, one genomic window encodes:
- the LOC134285612 gene encoding uncharacterized protein K02A2.6-like: MSASSIACTIEPYRRGASFNDWYARLKFFFKINKISDEDKMGYFITLSGPVMFEEIKLLYPAGDFENAAFNDLIAKLKNRLDKTDPDLVQRYKFSTRVQNPDETVEDFILALKLQAEFCDFANFKETAIIDRIIAGIRDKNLRQRLLGEEKLTLANAEKIITTWEVARANAGTADGRHGGETGMIAAVHNSTNGQYGKAYRKLKHTLDLGRRYQEDYVNRGASSSRGPVKSRLGTRPYEYGNHGRVQRPFGSNTGNFKQESGGMTRPKPDYSQMVCNFCGKKGHIKNKCFKLKNLHRDAVNLVDSYKPGPSADRHIVELLDRMKTSDSDGEESDSGDLECMLVSSINKISDPCLVLVDIEGNLIEMEVDCGSSVSVMSKSQYFSKFSSPLQKYERKLIVVNGSKLKIEGEAKVLVKFNNRQEMMQLLVLDCENEFFPLFGRTWLDVFYSNWRHFFTNTLKVNSLINESSEIAVESIKQKYRQVFEKNFSSPIKGFKAQLVMKDESPIFKKAYDVPYRLKERVAEYLDRLEKEKVITPIKTSEWASPIIIVMKKNNDIRLVIDCRVSINKSIVPNAYPLPTAQDIFANLAECKFFCALDLEGAYTQLELTEKSKKFVVINTMKGLYTYNRLPQGASSSASIFQQVMDKVLEGLEYVSVYLDDVLIAGRNLEECKRNLLLVLDRLANANIKVNFEKCKFFVTQLTHLGHIISDKGLRPCPDKISTIEKAKAPKNESELKSFLGLLNYYHKFIPHLSSKLYYLYNLLKNNVKYVWDDNCQKAFEESKNLLLRTDFLEFYDPKKPIVIISDASSYGLGGLIAHVVDDEEKPISFTSFSLNQAQRKYPILHLEAMALVCTIKKFHKYLYGQHFTVYTDHKPLVGIFGKTGKNSIFVTRLQRFILDLSIYDFDIVYRPSHKLGNADFCSRFPLRQEVPEELDSEVIKSINFSKNVPIDYRMIAEGTKNDEFLQEVKGFMHNGWPERVNKRFSEVFANQHDLESVDGCLLYKDRVIVPKKYQAEVLKLLHNNHAGVVKMKQLARSMVFWFGINADIDKFVANCDACNSMAISHKAETSSKWIPTTKPFSRVHVDFFYFEHRIFLLIVDSFSKWIEIEWMKYGTDCNKVLKKLVEFFSRFGLPDVLVSDNGPPFNSNGFNSFLERQGIKVMKSPPYNPSSNGQAERLVRTVKEVLKRFLLEPEIMELDLEDQISLFLFNYRNNNRTNDGQFPSEKIFSYTPKTILHLINPKTHYKRHLELPQPDDEIITETLVANTAKHPKDALDDLMVGDELWYKNHNPSHHARWIKATFIKQYSRNTFQIRIGNVETMAHRNQIKTRKDDVSWQRPNVIITKRGPEEATNDAPLESGGMLEVYEGETANTEKLNSRSRKRKRPVGETERQEPRRSKRSRKTNRSDLYCYN; the protein is encoded by the coding sequence ATGAGTGCGTCGAGCATTGCTTGTACCATAGAACCCTATCGTAGGGGTGCCAGCTTTAACGATTGGTACGCAAGGTtaaaatttttcttcaaaattaacaaaataagtgATGAAGACAAAATGGGATATTTTATCACACTCAGTGGACCAGTAATGTTTGAGGAAATCAAACTACTGTATCCAGCTGGTGATTTTGAAAACGCAGCCTTTAACGACTTAATTGCGAAGCTAAAAAACCGATTGGATAAAACAGATCCAGATTTAGTCCAGCGATATAAATTCAGTACTAGGGTACAAAATCCAGATGAAACAGTTGAAGATTTCATCTTGGCTTTGAAATTACAAGCAGAATTCTGCGACTTTGCCAATTTTAAAGAAACGGCCATTATCGATCGCATTATAGCGGGAATAAGGGATAAAAATTTGAGACAGCGCCTTTTGGGAGAAGAAAAGTTAACATTAGCAAATGCGGAGAAAATCATTACTACATGGGAGGTTGCAAGGGCAAATGCGGGTACAGCAGACGGACGACATGGCGGAGAGACAGGAATGATCGCGGCGGTTCACAATAGCACGAATGGCCAGTATGGAAAGGCTTACAGGAAGCTAAAGCATACGTTGGACTTGGGAAGAAGATACCAGGAAGATTACGTCAATAGAGGAGCAAGCAGCAGCAGAGGACCGGTGAAAAGTCGTCTGGGAACAAGACCTTATGAGTACGGGAATCATGGAAGAGTGCAGCGGCCATTCGGATCTAACACCGGAAATTTCAAACAAGAAAGTGGAGGGATGACAAGACCAAAACCGGACTATTCCCAAATGGTGTGCAACTTTTGTGGAAAGAAGGGTCatataaaaaataaatgtttcaaaCTGAAGAATCTTCACAGGGATGCGGTTAATCTAGTAGATTCTTACAAACCAGGGCCTTCAGCGGACCGCCACATAGTCGAACTGTTGGACAGGATGAAAACAAGTGATTCAGATGGAGAGGAGAGTGATTCAGGTGATTTGGAATGCATGTTGGTCTCGTCTATTAACAAAATCAGTGATCCGTGTCTGGTGCTCGTCGATATTGAAGGAAATTTGATTGAAATGGAGGTGGATTGTGGTTCGTCAGTTTCTGTTATGAGCAAAAGTCAATACTTTTCCAAATTTTCTAGTCCTTTACAAAAGTATGAAAGAAAGCTAATTGTGGTCAATGGTTCAAAACTCAAAATTGAGGGTGAAGCAAAAGTGTTAGTAAAGTTCAACAATAGACAAGAGATGATGCAATTGCTAGTACTAGATTGTGAAAACGAATTTTTCCCTTTATTTGGCAGAACTTGGCTAGATGTTTTTTACTCCAACTGGAGGCATTTTTTTACAAATACATTGAAAGTTAACAGTTTGATAAATGAATCCAGCGAAATTGCTGTTGAAAGTATAAAACAAAAGTATCGCCAAGTGTTTGAAAAAAATTTTTCTTCTCCAATTAAGGGTTTCAAGGCTCAACTGGTGATGAAAGATGAGTCTCCAATTTTTAAGAAAGCCTACGATGTACCTTACAGACTGAAAGAAAGAGTGGCAGAATATTTAGATAGGTTGGAAAAGGAGAAGGTGATAACACCAATAAAAACTAGTGAATGGGCCTCACCGATAATAAtagtaatgaaaaaaaataatgacattCGTCTGGTGATAGATTGTAGAGTGTCTATTAACAAATCAATAGTACCTAATGCCTATCCATTACCCACAGCGCAAGATATTTTTGCAAATTTGGCGGAATGTAAATTTTTTTGTGCTCTCGATTTAGAGGGGGCTTACACACAGCTTGAATTAAcggaaaaatcaaaaaaatttgtGGTGATCAATACTATGAAAGGTTTGTACACCTACAACAGACTTCCCCAAGGGGCTTCTTCAAGCGCCTCTATATTCCAGCAGGTAATGGACAAGGTATTAGAAGGTCTTGAGTATGTGTCAGTCTACTTAGATGATGTTTTGATAGCTGGAAGGAACTTGGAAGAATGCAAGAGAAATTTACTATTAGTTTTGGATAGATTGGCAAATGCTAATAtaaaagttaattttgaaaaatgcaaattttttgtTACACAACTTACCCACCTGGGACACATTATCAGTGATAAGGGGCTAAGGCCGTGCCCAGACAAAATTTCGACGATTGAGAAAGCTAAAGCACCAAAGAACGAGTCCGAATTAAAATCCTTTTTAGGTCTATTGAACTATTACCATAAATTCATTCCTCATTTATCTTCTAAGCTGTATTATTTGTacaatttgttaaaaaataatgtaaaatatGTTTGGGATGACAATTGTCAGAAAGCCTTTGAGGAAAGCAAGAATCTTTTGTTGAGAACTGATTTTCTGGAATTTTACGATCCAAAGAAACCGATTGTGATTATTTCGGACGCGTCTAGCTATGGCCTTGGTGGCTTAATAGCACACGTGGTAGATGACGAAGAAAAACCGATAAGCTTTACATCGTTTTCGTTGAACCAAGCACAGAGAAAGTATCCTATTCTGCATCTTGAAGCAATGGCACTAGTTTGTACTATAAAAAAATTCCACAAGTATTTGTATGGTCAACATTTTACGGTTTATACGGATCATAAGCCCCTTGTAGGTATTTTTGGAAAAACGGGTAAAAATTCGATTTTTGTGACGAGACTTCAAAGGTTTATTTTAGATTTATCTATTTATGACTTCGACATAGTTTATAGGCCTTCACATAAGTTGGGAAACGCGGATTTTTGTTCGAGGTTTCCCTTAAGACAGGAGGTTCCTGAAGAGCTAGACTCCGAGGTAATTAAGAGtataaatttcagcaaaaatgttcCAATAGATTACAGAATGATAGCTGAAGGCACTAAAAATGATGAGTTTTTACAAGAAGTCAAAGGATTCATGCACAATGGTTGGCCAGAAAGGGTAAATAAACGCTTTAGCGAAGTTTTTGCAAACCAACATGATTTAGAATCAGTGGACGGTTGCTTACTTTACAAAGACAGGGTAATAGTACCAAAAAAGTATCAAGCAGAAGTGTTGAAACTTTTACATAATAATCATGCGGGGGTGGTGAAAATGAAGCAATTAGCAAGAAGTATGGTTTTTTGGTTTGGAATAAATGCAGATATAGACAAATTCGTGGCTAATTGTGATGCATGTAACAGTATGGCGATTTCCCATAAAGCAGAGACGTCATCCAAATGGATACCGACAACCAAACCCTTTAGCAGAGttcatgtagattttttttattttgaacatcGTATCTTTTTATTAATTGTCGATAGTTTCTCAAAATGGATTGAAATCGAGTGGATGAAGTACGGCACTGATTGCAATAAAGTTCTAAAGAAGTTAGTAGAGTTCTTTTCCCGATTTGGCCTGCCAGATGTTTTGGTTTCGGACAATGGTCCACCATTCAATTCCAATGGTTTCAACAGTTTTCTTGAGAGGCAGGGTATCAAGGTAATGAAAAGTCCGCCTTACAATCCCTCAAGTAACGGACAAGCGGAGAGATTAGTGCGAACAGTTAAAGAAGTTTTGAAGAGGTTCTTACTGGAACCAGAAATTATGGAATTGGATCTGGAAGACCAGATAAGCTTATTTCTGTTCAATTATAGGAACAACAATAGGACGAATGACGGACAGTTTCCGTCTGAGAAGATTTTCTCTTATACACCCAAAACTATTTTACACCTTATTAACCCTAAAACACATTACAAAAGACATTTGGAGTTACCACAGCCAGATGATGAGATCATAACAGAAACATTAGTTGCTAACACGGCTAAGCATCCGAAGGATGCATTAGATGATCTGATGGTTGGTGATGAACTGTGGTACAAAAACCACAATCCCAGCCATCACGCAAGATGGATAAAGGCAACCTTCATTAAACAATATTCTCGTAATACCTTCCAGATACGTATTGGAAACGTAGAAACCATGGCGCACCGGAATCAAATCAAGACGCGTAAGGACGACGTATCATGGCAAAGGCCAAATGTTATCATTACAAAAAGAGGACCGGAAGAAGCAACGAACGATGCGCCATTGGAATCGGGAGGAATGTTGGAAGTATATGAAGGCGAAACAGCAAATACTGAGAAACTGAACAGTCGGAGTAGGAAACGAAAACGGCCGGTTGGTGAAACGGAAAGGCAGGAACCTAGGAGGTCGAAGCGTAGCAGAAAAACAAATCGAAGTGACCTTTACTGTTATAATTAA
- the LOC115257931 gene encoding uncharacterized protein LOC115257931: MAEQSLKDEITRLQGELQAARAAATNVNEFAAGGTAAVNTTAGAASGAINKIGIKIGPFWKRDPTLWFAQLEAQFALAGISREDTRYYHVLAAIDSEILACCSDIIRDPPAAGQYTAIKDRITKEYSTSEQNRMQQLLRGCELGDRKPSQLLREMRDLARDVITDDKIIKSLWMQQLPETTQAVLKVSEDTLQLHQLAEQADKLADVTRNRIAASTVAAPDDKMVFDMAELRAEIAELSSEIAAFRQTRGRSRNRSFSRQQGTRSTSRDQHPYCYYHRRFGTAAKNCREPCQFKPKN; this comes from the coding sequence ATGGCGGAACAGAGTCTGAAAGACGAAATCACCCGATTGCAAGGCGAGCTGCAAGCGGCACGCGCGGCTGCTACCAACGTCAACGAGTTTGCAGCAGGCGGTACTGCCGCTGTAAACACAACTGCCGGTGCTGCCAGTGGTGCGATAAACAAAATCGGAATCAAGATCGGACCTTTTTGGAAACGCGATCCAACGCTTTGGTTCGCACAACTCGAAGCACAGTTTGCGCTTGCGGGGATCTCCCGTGAAGATACGCGATACTATCACGTCTTGGCAGCTATCGATTCCGAAATTCTCGCCTGTTGCTCGGATATTATCCGCGATCCGCCTGCTGCCGGACAGTACACCGCAATCAAGGACCGGATCACCAAGGAATATAGTACGAGCGAACAAAACAGAATGCAGCAGCTGCTACGTGGATGTGAGTTGGGTGACCGCAAACCCTCACAACTTCTTCGAGAAATGCGAGACCTCGCTAGAGACGTCATCACCGACGACAAGATCATCAAGTCCCTGTGGATGCAGCAGCTTCCCGAAACTACGCAAGCCGTGCTCAAAGTGTCGGAGGACACACTACAGCTACATCAGCTTGCTGAACAAGCTGACAAGCTCGCTGACGTAACCAGAAACCGAATCGCAGCGTCTACAGTTGCTGCACCGGACGACAAAATGGTTTTCGACATGGCAGAACTGCGTGCTGAAATTGCCGAGCTTTCAAGTGAGATCGCCGCTTTTCGTCAAACGCGGGGTCGATCTCGCAACCGAAGCTTCAGCAGGCAGCAAGGTACCCGAAGCACCTCCCGAGACCAACACCCGTATTGCTACTACCACCGACGATTTGGCACCGCCGCAAAGAATTGTCGAGAACCCTGCCAGTTTAAACCAAAAAACTGA